In the genome of Streptomyces sp. V2I9, one region contains:
- a CDS encoding 4a-hydroxytetrahydrobiopterin dehydratase: MGKDLLPDEEITERLAELTGWEREGDTITRSFGIRYHGGVALIVNVADTERLVGHHADIDLRWDHVRFRITTHDAGHRLTAADFDLAARIDRIAAAHQAQPHNS, encoded by the coding sequence ATGGGCAAGGATTTGCTGCCGGACGAGGAGATCACGGAACGTTTGGCCGAGTTGACGGGATGGGAGCGCGAAGGGGACACGATTACGCGCTCGTTCGGCATCCGATACCACGGCGGCGTCGCGCTGATCGTGAACGTCGCGGATACCGAGCGGCTCGTCGGGCACCACGCGGACATCGACCTGCGGTGGGATCACGTACGGTTCCGGATCACGACGCACGACGCCGGCCACCGCCTCACAGCGGCCGACTTCGACCTGGCTGCCCGGATCGACCGCATCGCGGCGGCGCACCAGGCACAGCCCCACAACTCCTGA
- a CDS encoding tetratricopeptide repeat protein has translation MGTSGPNTALGQLFRETGWTLRQCAQAVNRVGTERGTPKQYRAPSVHQWMSGSLPREDARSLILEAFARRLGRPVTHAEAGFPAPEGVTETEGSTVDGIIDLGRLDMDPSRRGVLSIALFSVALTVPEWPDVVGRMESAQSGARTRIGMSDVHTVSAMTEQLSSMDDQFGGRTARPLAATFLVNTVAPFLRVPGPEDVRKAMMSAASDLCYLTGYMAVDEGLHGLAQRYYLKALELAGASEDHLTYCTTLRGMSVQAVDLGQGPVAKRLADSAAASAPQAGPRMRAFLAGQQAHAAAQIGDRKSALMYLQEAEVAMDKAESGAKVFGSYDPASLNYHTSQVRYEMGDLRGAVEALQESDRLRYSVYRRTRVKERAILAERQLSVGHLEAACRTWGLALDDYPLVNSGRIDKRMTDMFNLIRPHVRNQAARALDERARSVIRPQLIPA, from the coding sequence GTGGGCACCAGCGGGCCGAACACAGCGTTAGGGCAACTCTTCCGCGAAACCGGCTGGACGTTGCGGCAGTGCGCGCAAGCGGTCAACAGGGTGGGAACCGAACGCGGCACCCCCAAGCAGTACCGCGCGCCCTCGGTGCATCAATGGATGAGCGGGAGCCTTCCGCGCGAGGACGCCCGTTCGCTGATCTTGGAAGCGTTCGCCCGACGGCTCGGGCGGCCCGTCACACACGCGGAAGCCGGCTTCCCGGCTCCTGAGGGAGTAACGGAGACGGAGGGCAGCACAGTTGACGGGATCATCGATCTTGGGAGGCTGGACATGGACCCTTCCCGTCGTGGCGTACTGAGCATCGCCCTGTTCTCCGTCGCACTGACCGTCCCCGAGTGGCCGGACGTGGTCGGGCGCATGGAATCTGCCCAAAGTGGCGCGCGGACCCGTATCGGCATGTCCGATGTGCACACGGTCTCCGCGATGACAGAACAGCTCTCTTCCATGGACGACCAGTTCGGCGGTCGCACGGCGCGCCCTCTGGCAGCCACCTTTCTCGTGAACACAGTCGCGCCATTCCTGCGTGTGCCAGGCCCCGAGGATGTACGGAAAGCCATGATGTCCGCGGCATCCGATCTCTGCTATCTCACCGGCTACATGGCGGTTGACGAGGGCTTGCACGGTCTCGCGCAGCGCTACTACCTCAAGGCGCTGGAGCTTGCGGGAGCGTCGGAAGACCACTTGACGTACTGCACCACGCTCCGAGGCATGAGTGTGCAGGCGGTCGATCTCGGCCAAGGCCCAGTGGCGAAGCGGCTCGCCGACTCTGCCGCCGCATCGGCGCCGCAGGCCGGTCCACGCATGCGCGCCTTCCTTGCGGGACAACAGGCGCACGCCGCAGCACAGATCGGGGACCGTAAATCCGCGCTCATGTATTTGCAGGAAGCGGAGGTGGCCATGGACAAGGCGGAATCAGGCGCAAAGGTATTCGGTTCGTACGACCCCGCATCGCTCAACTATCACACCAGCCAGGTGCGTTATGAGATGGGCGACCTGCGCGGCGCAGTTGAGGCCCTGCAAGAGTCGGACCGGCTTCGGTACAGCGTCTACCGCCGCACGCGCGTCAAGGAACGAGCGATCCTCGCCGAGCGGCAACTCTCCGTCGGACACCTGGAGGCCGCGTGCCGGACATGGGGACTCGCTCTGGACGACTATCCGTTGGTCAACAGCGGTCGCATCGACAAACGCATGACGGACATGTTCAACCTGATCCGGCCCCACGTCCGTAACCAGGCCGCCCGAGCCCTGGACGAGCGCGCCCGTTCGGTCATCCGACCCCAGCTGATTCCGGCGTAG